The sequence below is a genomic window from Draconibacterium halophilum.
GCTGTGAGCAAACATTTTTGCCAAAGCTCGCTGGTTGATGTTTCTTTTTTCGCCAAGGCGGAATCCTGCTGTGATGATGGCGGATGCTGCAGCAACGAAAATCATTTTTACCAGGTGAAAGAAGATTTTTCGGCACCCGTAGTTTCAACAATTCCGGTTCTTGCCGAAATTGATGTTCTATATCAAACACTACTTGAACCTAATATTTTAGCACCCAACGAATTAACTAAAGAATTCGAATTAACAAACGACCCACCTCCACCAACAGTAATGGAGTTG
It includes:
- a CDS encoding HYC_CC_PP family protein, translating into MIKKLSHIILATLLLATTMGMAVSKHFCQSSLVDVSFFAKAESCCDDGGCCSNENHFYQVKEDFSAPVVSTIPVLAEIDVLYQTLLEPNILAPNELTKEFELTNDPPPPTVMELLAEEQLYLL